The following is a genomic window from Candidatus Binatia bacterium.
GGCTGCTCGGGCTCCGGCGCTCTGCGCGAGGTAGCCCCGCGCGAGATTGTACGGACATCGCACGATGCGGGACTCGGAGATTTCCGACATGGGGTCATGGTAGCGGCGGAGTGCGAAGAACTGTCGAACGCGACGTTCTCAACTACTTCACAATTTGCGCAGCTTGTAACCGACGCCGTAGACGGTGACGAGGTACTCGGGGTTGCGCGGATCGCGTTCTATCTTCTTCCGCAGGTTGTTGATGTGCCGGTCGAGGGTGCGCTCGTAGATCTCGCCGTCGTCACCGAGGCGGTCGAGCAGGTGCGAGCGGGTGAAGACCTCGCCGGGATTCTCGCCCAGCACCGTAAGTATCTTGAACTCCGTCGCCGTCAGGTTCGCGGCGACGCCGCGCACGCGCACCTCGTGAAACGTATGATCGATCTCGAGATCCCCGACGCGGGTGCGCTGCACCGGTACGCCCGCGGCGCGCTCGCCCTCCGACGTCCGCCGCAGCAACGCCCGCACGCGGGCGACGAGCTCGCGCGGCGAGAACGGCTTCGTAACGTAATCGTCGGCGCCGAGCTCCAGGCCGACGACGCGATCGGCTTCGTCGCCGCGCGCGGTCAGCACGATCGTCGGAACGCGCGCATCGGCCGCGCCGGCGCTGCGAAGCACGTCGAGCCCGCTTCCGTCGGGAAGCGTGATGTCGAGCACGAGGACGTCGGGCGCGAAGCGTTCGAGGGCCGCGAGCGCCGCCGCGACGCTCGCGCACGACTCGACGATGAACCCCTCGCGTTCGAGGTAGGCTCGCACGACCTCGACGATCTGCGCTTCGTCTTCGACGATGAGGACGCGCCGGCGCTCCATCGGCTAGCCGGCCTCGTCGAGCAGATCCCGCGCGCGCCGCAGCGCGTCGGCGACCGCCTCGAGCCTCTCCGGAGTCGGGAGAACGAGTCCGTCAATCATGCCTTCGACGTTCGCGAGCGCGACGGCCAGCAGGTTGCCGAGTTCGTGCCGCGCCGCATCGCGCGGCTGCATGCCGGTCTTTATCCGCGATTCGGAGGCGCGCTCCCTATCGAGGAACGGAGGGCCCCGAAAGGGCAGCGAAGTCGCCGTCGAGATGGACGAGAGGCTCTTCTCGCTCGAGGATATCGCGGGAAGCCGGTTCCCCCTCCTCGAGCACGCGCCCGACGCGACCGTGATCGTGGA
Proteins encoded in this region:
- a CDS encoding response regulator transcription factor, with translation MERRRVLIVEDEAQIVEVVRAYLEREGFIVESCASVAAALAALERFAPDVLVLDITLPDGSGLDVLRSAGAADARVPTIVLTARGDEADRVVGLELGADDYVTKPFSPRELVARVRALLRRTSEGERAAGVPVQRTRVGDLEIDHTFHEVRVRGVAANLTATEFKILTVLGENPGEVFTRSHLLDRLGDDGEIYERTLDRHINNLRKKIERDPRNPEYLVTVYGVGYKLRKL